The genome window ACCCTCACCAGTAGTAACATACAGCAATAGTGGTAGCTATACAGTTAGACTTAAAGTAACTGAAGGCGATGATGAAAGCTCAGAGCTTAAGTCTGCATATATTCTTGTGGACTCTCAAGGAAGCAGTATTGATTTAGAAGAATTCAAACAATCCCTAAACATCTATCCTAACCCAACAAATGGAATAGTATATGTTAGCCAAGAAAATGAAGATTTGACCCAAGTAAAAGTATATACTGTTTTAGGTCAAGAAGTTTACTCGAACAGCTTATTGAATAGTCTTAGAATAGATTTATCATCTAAAAGTAATGGTGTTTATTTTATAGAGTTTTCTAATGGTGAGGAAAAAATAACAGAAAGACTGATTTTAAATCGTTAAATGAACAACACTTTATCACACATCCTCGAAAACAAGTCTCTTAATACCGACTTTAAAAAAATTGCAGAAAAAATAATAAGAGGTGAAAGAATAACATCCGAAGAAGGTATTCGCCTTTTTGATGCTGATTTATCCTTTTTAGGTTCACTAGCTAATTTTATAAGAGAAAAAAAACATCAAAACTTTACTTATTTCAATAGAAACATACACATAGAACCTACCAATATTTGTGTCTTTGATTGTAAGTTTTGCTCCTACTCTAAGTTACTTAAACACAAAACAGAAGGTTGGGAATTATCTGAAGATGATATTATCCAAAAGATGAAAGAGTATAAAGACCAACCCATTACAGAAGTACATATTGTCGGGGGTGTTCACCCTAAAATGGGCTTACATTATTTTGCAAATCTCATCAAGAGAATTAAAGAAATTAGACCTGATATTCATGTGAAAGCCTTTACTGCCGTTGAACTAGAGTATATGTGTAGAAAAGCTAAAGTTAGTTTTGAAGAAGGATTGAGTATCCTTAAATCGCATGGTCAAGATTCTTTACCTGGAGGTGGTGCTGAAATTTTTGATGAACAAATTAGAGCTGAAATTTGCAATGACAAGTGTTCTTCTGAACAGTGGTTAGAAATTCATGAAACAGCTCACAAATTGGGTATGCCATCTAACGCAACTATGCTATATGGTCACATAGAAGAACCTAAGCATCTTATTGACCATATGAACAGACTTAGAAACTTACAAGATAAGACTCAAGGCTTTAACACTTTTATTCCTCTAAAATTTAGAAATGGTGACAACCAAATGTCACATATTCCAGAAGTTAGTGTTATTGAAGATTTAAAAGTATATGCTATCAGTAGAATTTTTATGGATAATTTTCCACACCTAAAAGCATACTGGCCAATGATAGGTAGAAACACGGCTCAAATGAGCCTGTCTTATGGTGTAAATGATATTGATGGTACTATTGATGATACTACTAAAATTTACTCTATGGCGGGTGCTGAAGAGCAAAGTCCTAGTCTATCCACTCAACAATTGGTTGAACTCATTAAAAATGTAAAAAGACACCCTATTGAAAGAGATACAGTGTACAATACCGTCAAAGACTATAACGATTTTGTATTTGAGAAAGAAGATGTTAAAAGCTATTAAATTTTGTGAATAGCATAGTTTCTCCACTTTTCAATAACACTTTTCATATCATCAGGTAATTCTGAATCGAAACTTAACCATTCATTTGTACGAGGATGAGAAAAA of Flavobacteriales bacterium contains these proteins:
- the mqnE gene encoding aminofutalosine synthase MqnE, which produces MNNTLSHILENKSLNTDFKKIAEKIIRGERITSEEGIRLFDADLSFLGSLANFIREKKHQNFTYFNRNIHIEPTNICVFDCKFCSYSKLLKHKTEGWELSEDDIIQKMKEYKDQPITEVHIVGGVHPKMGLHYFANLIKRIKEIRPDIHVKAFTAVELEYMCRKAKVSFEEGLSILKSHGQDSLPGGGAEIFDEQIRAEICNDKCSSEQWLEIHETAHKLGMPSNATMLYGHIEEPKHLIDHMNRLRNLQDKTQGFNTFIPLKFRNGDNQMSHIPEVSVIEDLKVYAISRIFMDNFPHLKAYWPMIGRNTAQMSLSYGVNDIDGTIDDTTKIYSMAGAEEQSPSLSTQQLVELIKNVKRHPIERDTVYNTVKDYNDFVFEKEDVKSY